The following coding sequences are from one Paenibacillus sp. FSL R5-0912 window:
- a CDS encoding cache domain-containing sensor histidine kinase, translated as MRKRTGALWNSFRYWLGRRSLQSRLVVAYIFIILGPSLLVSFYSYKAINNTYMQDAIEKNDYLLQMEKLHVLNQIEAMERALQMAYSDKITREYLISESDPTLGELIDYNTTSFMNLSQIQFNNPNIEHLYLYSSSKNVYEMWPVIFRESRVSMEPWFQKALELEGLRNLWSFQNSDIDLMKRFSGEAEQGQPKVSVLREISIPAGNHIGMVQVDMLLSKFTPKTYTSVQDNESQMILADDELNLFTRTDHSFLENNKGLTAAIKDRLAEFGKTGKWVMDYKENGNSFMLIQAPLEQINASLVTVVSMKGVMMDISRTRNLIIGVNIGFIFLVTAIAYVLNAFILKNLRRLTETMKRVRRGEPYGSIRVSGGGEVGELAHHFSKLMNTINTLVAQAVHKQALSKEAELRTLHNQIDAHFLYNTLENIKMLAEIENQRTISDALTRLGGMMRYNFKWTGEYVKLKDEIRHIQNYIEVMNIRFEHTIGLELNIDSAYLEVEVLKMSLQPIVENSVKHAWNADGIELTDRVVRIDITEAEGDIFISLRDNGLGLTPQQLTHLHEAIYAKEEPGADPSGTSNGGYKSGGVGLRNVHQRLQLFYGEAYGLEVQSEAGKWTTVFMSLPKVLLTGDN; from the coding sequence ATGCGCAAACGAACAGGAGCATTATGGAATTCCTTCCGTTATTGGCTCGGACGGAGATCACTGCAAAGCCGGCTGGTTGTGGCTTATATCTTCATTATTCTGGGACCCAGTCTGCTGGTGTCCTTCTATTCGTACAAGGCCATTAACAATACGTATATGCAGGATGCGATCGAGAAGAACGACTATCTGCTGCAGATGGAGAAGCTGCATGTACTCAATCAGATTGAGGCGATGGAGCGGGCGCTCCAGATGGCGTATAGTGATAAAATTACCCGGGAGTATCTGATCAGCGAAAGTGATCCTACACTCGGCGAGCTGATTGATTACAACACAACCAGCTTTATGAACCTCAGCCAGATCCAGTTCAATAATCCGAATATTGAGCATTTGTACCTGTATTCCAGCAGTAAAAATGTATATGAGATGTGGCCGGTTATTTTCCGTGAGTCCCGGGTCTCCATGGAGCCCTGGTTTCAGAAGGCATTGGAGCTGGAGGGATTGCGGAATCTGTGGTCCTTTCAGAACTCAGATATTGACCTGATGAAGCGCTTCTCGGGCGAAGCAGAGCAGGGACAACCGAAGGTATCGGTGCTGCGGGAGATCAGCATTCCGGCCGGTAATCACATCGGGATGGTTCAGGTAGATATGCTGCTGAGTAAATTCACACCCAAGACGTATACCTCCGTGCAGGATAATGAATCCCAGATGATTCTTGCAGATGATGAGCTGAACCTGTTCACCCGGACAGACCACTCTTTTCTGGAGAATAATAAGGGGCTAACTGCGGCAATCAAAGACCGGCTGGCAGAGTTCGGGAAGACCGGTAAATGGGTGATGGATTATAAGGAGAACGGGAACTCCTTCATGCTAATTCAGGCGCCGCTGGAGCAGATCAATGCTTCTCTGGTCACTGTGGTCTCGATGAAAGGTGTGATGATGGATATTTCGCGTACCCGTAATCTGATTATCGGGGTTAATATCGGCTTCATCTTCCTGGTTACTGCCATTGCTTACGTGCTGAATGCATTCATCCTGAAGAATCTCCGCCGGCTGACTGAAACGATGAAGAGAGTCCGACGGGGGGAGCCATATGGAAGTATCCGCGTCAGCGGAGGCGGCGAGGTCGGCGAGCTTGCCCATCACTTCTCCAAGCTGATGAACACAATTAATACGCTGGTGGCTCAGGCTGTCCATAAACAGGCGCTGTCGAAGGAAGCTGAGCTGCGGACGCTGCATAATCAGATTGATGCCCACTTCCTCTACAATACACTGGAGAATATCAAAATGCTGGCGGAGATTGAGAATCAGCGGACGATCTCGGATGCGCTTACCCGGCTTGGCGGCATGATGCGCTATAATTTCAAATGGACAGGTGAATATGTGAAGCTGAAGGATGAGATCCGCCATATCCAGAACTATATAGAGGTTATGAATATAAGATTCGAGCATACCATTGGGCTGGAGCTTAATATTGACAGCGCTTATCTGGAAGTGGAGGTGCTCAAAATGTCGCTGCAGCCGATTGTTGAGAACAGTGTTAAGCATGCCTGGAATGCGGACGGGATAGAGCTCACGGACCGTGTTGTGCGGATCGATATTACGGAGGCCGAAGGGGATATCTTCATCTCGCTGCGCGATAATGGCCTCGGGCTGACGCCGCAGCAGCTGACCCATCTGCATGAGGCGATTTATGCCAAGGAGGAACCGGGGGCTGACCCTTCGGGAACCAGCAACGGCGGGTATAAGTCGGGAGGCGTCGGACTGCGCAATGTGCATCAGCGTCTGCAGCTGTTCTACGGTGAAGCTTACGGGCTGGAAGTGCAGAGTGAAGCAGGGAAATGGACAACTGTGTTCATGTCACTGCCCAAAGTTCTATTGACGGGGGATAACTAG
- a CDS encoding MFS transporter, translated as MQKRSYYGLLSTISLSAFGDAFGLLAMEWLVYELTGSKLAMGALALSSMIPEQALRLLGSPLSDRLPRVRFMACLASLRLLALLLPLGMGLAGHLQLWHLFAAASLSGACSALFMPTAMAVIPGITSTSKLMRAFAIIDGCKGAAALLGPALAGVLTAASGALPALGINAVCYTAAIATLLLLPRMGKPAAAPAGSFSIALYLREVAEGFSFYRQFPAMLTIMMMAAVSNLSSIAVWTMMVPYVREVLHRDAAAVGSLSTASALGYLAGLGVISLMGEITKRRIVMLGSLGLSGIVTIVWGFIPSYPFALFAVFAAGLLGPFFGSLSSSLHGRLVPGHLQGRVNSVRFLIGGSLSPLGALAGGAVAELYGVQVLLFAAGILPALYAGVALRLPGLKALDGDLSVIEQSTRPKSEVTLTGNVPV; from the coding sequence ATGCAGAAACGCAGCTATTACGGGTTATTATCCACGATTTCCTTGAGTGCCTTCGGCGATGCCTTTGGACTGCTGGCAATGGAATGGCTTGTCTATGAGCTGACTGGCTCCAAGCTGGCTATGGGTGCACTTGCCCTCAGCTCCATGATTCCGGAACAGGCACTCCGCCTGCTCGGCTCACCCTTGTCTGACCGGCTGCCCCGCGTCCGGTTCATGGCCTGCCTCGCCTCTCTGCGCTTGCTGGCCCTCCTGCTGCCGCTGGGCATGGGGCTGGCCGGCCATCTGCAGCTGTGGCATTTGTTCGCTGCCGCCAGTCTCAGCGGAGCCTGCTCCGCCTTGTTCATGCCAACCGCAATGGCCGTGATTCCCGGCATCACAAGCACTAGCAAGCTGATGCGCGCCTTTGCAATCATCGACGGCTGCAAGGGTGCCGCCGCACTCCTGGGCCCGGCTCTCGCAGGCGTTTTGACCGCAGCCAGCGGGGCCTTGCCGGCGCTCGGCATCAATGCCGTTTGTTATACGGCAGCGATAGCCACTCTACTGCTCTTGCCCCGCATGGGTAAGCCGGCAGCAGCCCCTGCCGGCAGCTTCTCGATAGCCCTCTATCTGCGGGAGGTAGCGGAAGGCTTCTCGTTCTACCGGCAGTTCCCCGCCATGCTGACGATTATGATGATGGCCGCCGTCAGCAATCTGAGCTCCATTGCCGTATGGACCATGATGGTCCCGTATGTCCGCGAGGTGCTGCACCGGGATGCGGCTGCAGTAGGTTCACTGTCCACGGCCTCTGCGCTCGGATACTTAGCCGGGCTGGGCGTGATCTCCCTGATGGGCGAGATCACGAAACGGCGCATCGTGATGCTCGGCAGCCTGGGCTTATCGGGTATCGTCACTATAGTGTGGGGGTTCATCCCCAGCTATCCCTTTGCCCTATTTGCGGTATTCGCCGCTGGACTGCTGGGACCTTTCTTCGGTTCCTTAAGCTCCTCCCTGCATGGACGGCTGGTTCCCGGCCATCTGCAGGGACGGGTGAATTCGGTCCGGTTCCTGATTGGCGGGAGCCTGTCGCCGCTTGGTGCCTTAGCAGGAGGAGCGGTCGCCGAGCTCTATGGGGTGCAAGTTCTTTTGTTCGCTGCTGGAATTCTTCCGGCGTTGTATGCAGGTGTGGCGCTGCGCTTACCCGGACTGAAGGCACTGGACGGCGACCTATCCGTGATTGAACAGAGCACGCGTCCGAAGAGTGAAGTTACCCTAACGGGCAATGTGCCTGTGTAG
- a CDS encoding histidine phosphatase family protein, with protein MTTTTVYITRHGQTEWNVQKRMQGHQDSELTPLGVQQAEWLSRSMQQVELDAVYASSSPRALRTAEIIMGERDLPLTACDEFKEIGMGVWEGRDSAELQLQYPEQHQFFWGDPEQFSVAGSETFTAVQERALGKLREIVDLQAGGTVLIVTHTVVIKVLMAYYEGRAMNKLWDLPYIYPTCLCRIDITDGVAEIVLHGDTSHYETSEGGMES; from the coding sequence ATGACTACTACAACGGTGTACATTACCCGGCACGGGCAGACGGAATGGAACGTACAGAAGCGGATGCAGGGTCATCAGGATTCAGAGCTTACGCCGCTGGGCGTCCAGCAGGCAGAATGGCTAAGCCGGAGCATGCAGCAGGTGGAGCTGGACGCGGTGTACGCGAGCTCTAGTCCCCGGGCGCTGCGGACGGCGGAGATTATCATGGGAGAGCGGGACTTGCCGCTTACGGCCTGCGATGAATTCAAGGAGATCGGCATGGGAGTCTGGGAAGGCCGTGATTCCGCAGAGCTGCAGCTTCAGTATCCGGAGCAGCATCAGTTCTTCTGGGGCGACCCGGAGCAGTTCAGTGTAGCGGGCAGCGAGACCTTCACAGCGGTACAGGAGCGTGCGCTGGGCAAGCTGCGTGAGATCGTAGATCTTCAAGCAGGCGGTACAGTGCTCATTGTGACGCATACGGTAGTAATTAAGGTGCTTATGGCATATTACGAAGGCCGGGCGATGAACAAGCTCTGGGATCTGCCTTACATCTATCCTACCTGTCTGTGCAGAATTGATATCACGGACGGTGTGGCCGAGATTGTGCTTCACGGCGATACCAGCCATTATGAGACCAGTGAGGGCGGGATGGAATCCTGA
- a CDS encoding ABC transporter permease yields the protein MENKQSTKPNPVMGPLIPASIETGSVRKNTLWRKFVAQRHLQTMALLGVVWMIIFNYIPIYGLIISFKEYNIVKSIAEAPWVGLEHFRELFADEELPNVIRNTLGISLIKLLIGFPLPIIFALFLNEVRSIRFKKTIQTISYLPHFLSWVVLGGILATWLADIGIINNILLALNLIDKPITYLAEPSYFWTIIITSDIWKDLGWSAIIYLAAIAGVSPEMYEAATIDGAGRFQKMWFVTLPAIRATISILFVLAVSGVLNSNFDQILVLRNSLNDSTSNVIDYYIYQTGIVSNRFSYSAAVTLVKAVIALILLLIANQVSKKINDTSLF from the coding sequence ATGGAGAACAAACAAAGCACCAAACCAAATCCGGTAATGGGGCCGCTCATTCCGGCGTCAATCGAAACCGGTTCAGTTCGCAAAAATACGCTCTGGAGGAAATTTGTAGCCCAGCGTCATCTGCAGACCATGGCGCTGCTTGGTGTAGTATGGATGATCATATTCAACTACATCCCGATCTACGGCTTGATTATTTCTTTCAAGGAATATAATATCGTCAAGTCGATTGCCGAAGCCCCTTGGGTGGGTCTGGAGCATTTCAGGGAATTGTTCGCAGATGAGGAGCTGCCGAATGTTATCCGCAACACGCTCGGGATCAGCTTGATCAAGCTGCTTATCGGGTTCCCGCTGCCGATCATATTCGCCCTGTTCCTCAATGAGGTCCGTTCCATCAGATTCAAGAAGACAATTCAGACGATCTCCTATCTGCCGCATTTTCTCTCCTGGGTTGTGCTTGGCGGCATTCTGGCCACCTGGCTCGCGGATATAGGGATTATCAATAATATTCTGCTTGCCCTCAATCTGATTGACAAGCCGATCACTTACCTGGCTGAACCGAGTTACTTCTGGACGATAATCATCACCTCCGACATTTGGAAGGATCTAGGCTGGTCAGCGATTATCTACCTCGCGGCGATTGCCGGTGTGTCTCCGGAAATGTATGAAGCAGCAACGATTGACGGCGCAGGACGTTTCCAGAAAATGTGGTTTGTTACTCTGCCGGCCATCCGGGCCACGATCAGCATCCTGTTCGTTCTGGCAGTCAGCGGCGTACTGAACTCGAACTTCGACCAGATTCTGGTGCTGCGGAATTCGCTTAACGACAGTACTTCCAATGTAATTGATTACTATATCTATCAGACAGGTATTGTCTCCAACCGCTTCTCCTATTCTGCGGCGGTCACCCTGGTCAAAGCAGTCATTGCACTGATTCTGCTGCTGATTGCCAATCAGGTATCCAAAAAAATCAACGACACGTCGCTGTTCTAG
- a CDS encoding ArsR/SmtB family transcription factor, with translation MDYKVTVDFAPVYECISSLNAFIGKQNHNAMDAGISWIREVQTRFAPVMLQKMKAVLKLTDNFSLSPYIWSCPEEERTVKRFLDWFEALSPGELYEIAGRFGQTVPSNLAELRGSAAEVIRAWDTGYFSSIDPAIMEGLQQEAAARAALLNGTNDMEVYETATAGMRLYPSETLKQVIITPQYHARPLVTSTLFDEFMFTSYSCDILPPEKGRPAPALLRLTRALSDETRLYILRLLTGRQLNFTEIVKEVGLSKSTIHYHLIALRAAGLVIVHTTSKSTSYSLRLEALNGLPGRIGEYLEG, from the coding sequence ATGGATTACAAAGTAACGGTCGATTTCGCGCCAGTCTATGAGTGCATCTCCAGCTTGAATGCTTTTATCGGGAAGCAGAATCACAATGCTATGGACGCTGGAATCTCCTGGATTCGCGAGGTGCAGACCCGGTTCGCCCCTGTAATGCTCCAGAAAATGAAAGCAGTACTGAAGCTCACCGATAACTTCAGTCTGTCTCCTTACATATGGAGCTGTCCGGAGGAAGAACGCACAGTCAAGAGGTTCCTGGACTGGTTCGAAGCTCTCTCCCCGGGTGAGCTGTATGAGATTGCCGGCCGCTTCGGGCAGACCGTCCCCTCTAACCTGGCCGAGCTGCGAGGCTCTGCCGCTGAGGTCATCAGAGCTTGGGATACAGGGTATTTCAGCAGCATTGATCCGGCCATTATGGAAGGGCTGCAGCAGGAGGCTGCGGCAAGGGCGGCGCTGCTGAACGGCACGAATGATATGGAGGTGTACGAGACGGCCACAGCAGGCATGCGGCTATACCCTTCAGAAACCCTGAAGCAGGTCATTATTACCCCGCAATATCATGCCCGGCCTCTCGTAACCTCCACACTTTTTGATGAATTTATGTTCACCAGCTATTCCTGTGATATTCTTCCTCCGGAAAAAGGCCGGCCTGCGCCGGCACTGCTGCGGCTTACCCGGGCGCTGTCGGATGAGACGCGGCTCTATATTCTCCGCCTGCTGACAGGCAGACAGCTGAATTTCACTGAGATTGTGAAGGAGGTTGGCCTGTCCAAAAGCACGATCCACTACCATCTGATCGCACTGCGGGCGGCGGGTCTGGTCATTGTTCATACTACCAGCAAAAGCACGTCCTACAGCCTGCGCCTTGAGGCTTTGAACGGCCTGCCCGGACGAATCGGGGAATATCTGGAGGGGTGA
- a CDS encoding response regulator, protein MTNLLIVDDEKMIRQGLKAMIEREYPSVYSITMAGNGAEALELYKQERKDIIITDIRMPIMDGITLLERLSVEAGKEEPPAVIILSGHDDFEYAKSAIRYRVKDYLLKPIRREELFEILERIGKEGMDRQSSSLRQKQEAEGYRRELRVARLRGFLMQREIEASAAQLEELLTLQIPFTVGVVNYYHRDGARMNHGEVQGVLERLIGPLEHKFTEILTDWDGKLVLVGNVESFLELSGKADAKELKRLLIGISSESRSPEQFRACYMEAYRALQYTFLSPQASFVDYKDIRAGRLSFPSPEEELRKLLNMLGTEREKEIKTLLGVIFQTDHLLHLDLDYLENVGRSINERVLDEVFRVHGEASVEVLKLYRAVGNLYNFSNFHDYYRALEHLLLSVNDYIIGIRSAHTEHADMEEALAYIEANYARPLNMAMVSNYVSLNYSYFSEAFKAYTGENFVLYLKKVRIRHAKELLADNSVKLAGVSEAVGFENSKQFARVFKELEGISPGEYRTKQLMERYSGQTEDKDS, encoded by the coding sequence ATGACCAATCTGCTGATCGTGGATGATGAAAAAATGATCCGTCAAGGTCTGAAGGCGATGATCGAACGGGAATATCCGTCTGTCTACAGCATCACGATGGCGGGCAACGGTGCGGAAGCGCTGGAGCTGTACAAGCAGGAGCGGAAGGATATCATTATTACGGATATCCGGATGCCGATTATGGACGGGATCACGCTGCTGGAACGGTTGTCGGTGGAAGCAGGCAAGGAGGAGCCGCCTGCTGTCATTATCTTAAGCGGCCATGATGATTTCGAATATGCCAAAAGCGCGATCCGCTACCGCGTGAAGGATTATCTGCTGAAGCCGATCCGCCGCGAAGAGCTGTTCGAGATTCTCGAACGGATCGGCAAGGAGGGAATGGACCGCCAGTCGAGCAGCCTGCGGCAGAAGCAGGAGGCGGAAGGCTACCGCCGTGAGCTGCGGGTTGCCCGCCTGCGGGGGTTTTTGATGCAGCGGGAGATTGAAGCATCGGCGGCACAGCTGGAGGAGCTGTTGACGCTGCAGATTCCTTTTACAGTAGGCGTAGTCAATTATTATCACCGGGACGGCGCGCGGATGAATCACGGAGAGGTCCAGGGCGTGCTGGAGCGGCTGATCGGACCGCTGGAGCATAAATTCACGGAAATTCTGACCGATTGGGACGGGAAGCTTGTACTTGTGGGGAATGTGGAGAGCTTCCTGGAGCTGTCTGGTAAGGCTGATGCCAAAGAGCTTAAGCGGCTGCTCATCGGTATAAGCAGTGAGAGCCGGAGTCCGGAGCAGTTCCGTGCTTGTTACATGGAGGCGTACCGGGCGCTGCAGTATACTTTTTTGTCCCCGCAGGCCAGCTTTGTCGACTATAAGGATATCCGCGCCGGGCGCCTGAGCTTCCCTTCCCCGGAGGAGGAGCTGCGCAAGCTGCTTAATATGCTGGGAACCGAGCGGGAGAAGGAGATCAAGACGCTGCTTGGTGTTATTTTTCAGACGGATCATTTGCTGCATCTGGATTTGGATTACCTGGAGAATGTAGGGCGGAGTATTAATGAACGGGTGCTGGATGAGGTGTTCCGTGTGCATGGAGAGGCTTCGGTGGAAGTGCTGAAGCTGTACCGCGCGGTCGGCAACTTGTATAATTTCAGCAATTTCCACGACTATTACCGGGCACTGGAGCATTTGCTCCTTAGTGTGAACGATTATATTATAGGAATAAGATCTGCGCATACCGAGCATGCGGACATGGAAGAAGCGCTGGCGTATATCGAAGCGAATTATGCCCGTCCGCTGAATATGGCTATGGTCAGCAATTATGTCTCGCTCAATTATTCATATTTCAGTGAAGCCTTCAAGGCGTACACCGGGGAGAACTTTGTGCTGTATCTCAAAAAAGTCCGCATCCGCCACGCCAAGGAGCTGCTGGCCGATAATTCCGTCAAGCTGGCCGGGGTCTCTGAGGCTGTGGGTTTTGAGAACAGCAAGCAATTCGCGCGTGTCTTTAAGGAACTGGAGGGTATCTCTCCCGGTGAGTATCGGACGAAGCAGCTGATGGAGCGTTATTCAGGCCAGACGGAGGATAAGGATTCTTAG
- a CDS encoding aminoglycoside N(3)-acetyltransferase, whose product MEEVQGALITVDTLAADFRKLGVREGMTLLLHSSFKSLGQWVAGGPVAVILALETVLGDEGTLVMPTHSSDLTDPSGWSKPPVPEAWWPGIREHMPAYDPDLTPLRGMGVIPDCFRKQQGVRRSSHPIDSFAAWGKHRDVIIDGHSLEYAFGEYSPLARMYELGGSVLLLGVDSLNNTSLHLAEYRADYAGKQEVMAAAPVMVDGVRQWVEFSDYNWNSDDFAELGVDFGRETGRIASGQVAASAAQLIPQREIVDYAVKWLERKRT is encoded by the coding sequence ATGGAAGAAGTACAAGGAGCATTGATTACTGTAGATACACTTGCCGCCGACTTCCGTAAGCTGGGCGTGCGTGAAGGGATGACATTGCTGCTGCATTCGTCCTTTAAATCTCTGGGACAATGGGTTGCCGGCGGTCCGGTTGCCGTTATTCTGGCGCTGGAGACGGTGCTGGGTGATGAAGGAACGCTCGTTATGCCGACGCATTCCTCGGATCTGACCGATCCGTCAGGCTGGAGCAAACCTCCGGTGCCGGAGGCCTGGTGGCCGGGCATCCGGGAGCATATGCCTGCTTATGATCCGGACTTGACCCCTCTTAGAGGGATGGGGGTTATTCCCGACTGCTTCCGCAAGCAGCAGGGGGTGCGGCGCAGCAGCCACCCGATTGATTCTTTTGCGGCATGGGGGAAGCACCGGGATGTCATAATTGACGGGCATAGTTTGGAGTATGCCTTCGGCGAGTACTCTCCGCTGGCCCGGATGTATGAGCTGGGAGGAAGCGTACTGCTGCTTGGTGTGGACAGTCTCAATAACACCTCACTGCATCTGGCGGAATACCGGGCAGACTATGCCGGGAAACAGGAAGTCATGGCTGCAGCGCCGGTGATGGTGGACGGAGTCAGACAATGGGTGGAATTTAGTGATTACAACTGGAATTCGGATGATTTTGCGGAGCTGGGCGTGGACTTTGGCCGGGAGACTGGACGTATTGCCAGCGGACAGGTTGCCGCATCTGCAGCACAGCTGATTCCGCAACGGGAGATTGTAGATTACGCGGTGAAGTGGCTGGAACGCAAGCGCACGTAA
- a CDS encoding extracellular solute-binding protein — translation MGMKHKPKKMVLLLLGLMLTFSAAGCSSNNNAANGNTATEKPATEATEAPATNATETTAPAATGDEPGWMSDTSPITFDWYLNFAWFANKWGVDPTSQYVTKKTGVNVNFIVPAGNENEKLNTLIASGKLPDFITLGYWEDAIKKMVEGELVLPLNKLADEYDPYFYKVSDKDKLGWYTQPDGNVYGYPNSSSSPADYEKYGDTYVSNQTFAVRKDIYEAIGSPDMRTPEGFLAALKTAQEKFPEVNGQPLIPLGLHEFTENGNDSLEGYIQNFLAIPWEKDGKVYDRETDPEYVRWMKTLRQANQDGLLAKDIFIDKRAQMEEKIVQGRYFAMLYQRTDFASQQGTIFQKNPEMVYIAVDGPANTKMDQPTLNGPGISGWTVTLISKDVKDKARAIKFLSYLNSEEGQKDLFLGEKGVSYDTIEGKDQFLPEALKLMNSDRAAFDKQYGSSFTFWMMQNTNITDQWAPKSVEPFKQLEDWTRGKSINTSEFQLIDPSGNSPEGIIATKLKQLRGKTMPKLLMAESDAEFDKIWSEYLTKKEKEGQATFDAYRQTKYEENKKKLGM, via the coding sequence ATGGGCATGAAACATAAGCCAAAGAAAATGGTCCTGCTGCTCTTGGGACTAATGCTGACATTCTCTGCAGCGGGTTGTTCAAGCAATAATAATGCCGCAAACGGAAATACAGCAACGGAGAAGCCGGCTACGGAAGCTACAGAGGCACCGGCAACCAATGCAACAGAAACGACAGCTCCTGCAGCAACAGGCGATGAGCCAGGCTGGATGAGCGACACTTCACCAATCACCTTCGACTGGTATCTGAACTTTGCCTGGTTTGCCAACAAATGGGGCGTAGATCCAACTTCGCAATATGTTACGAAAAAGACCGGCGTTAACGTTAACTTTATCGTGCCTGCAGGGAATGAGAATGAGAAGCTGAACACGCTGATTGCTTCCGGCAAGCTGCCTGACTTCATCACCCTCGGTTACTGGGAAGATGCCATCAAAAAAATGGTAGAAGGCGAATTGGTGCTTCCGCTGAACAAGCTGGCTGATGAATACGACCCTTACTTCTACAAAGTTTCCGATAAAGATAAGCTTGGCTGGTACACTCAGCCGGACGGCAATGTATACGGCTATCCTAACTCTTCCTCTTCTCCAGCCGACTATGAAAAATATGGCGATACCTATGTATCGAACCAGACGTTCGCAGTCCGCAAGGATATTTATGAAGCCATCGGCAGTCCGGATATGCGTACCCCTGAAGGCTTCCTCGCTGCGCTGAAGACAGCACAGGAGAAATTCCCTGAAGTCAACGGCCAGCCGCTGATTCCACTGGGTCTGCATGAGTTCACTGAGAACGGCAATGACTCGCTGGAAGGCTACATTCAGAACTTCCTGGCGATTCCTTGGGAAAAAGACGGCAAGGTATATGACCGTGAAACCGATCCTGAATATGTACGCTGGATGAAGACACTCCGCCAGGCTAACCAGGACGGACTCTTGGCAAAAGATATCTTCATTGACAAACGGGCACAAATGGAAGAAAAGATCGTACAGGGACGCTACTTCGCAATGCTGTATCAACGTACAGACTTTGCTTCCCAGCAAGGAACTATTTTCCAGAAGAATCCTGAGATGGTCTACATTGCTGTAGATGGACCAGCCAATACCAAAATGGATCAGCCAACACTGAATGGACCTGGGATCTCCGGCTGGACGGTTACCCTGATCTCCAAGGATGTTAAGGATAAAGCACGCGCAATTAAATTCCTCAGCTACCTGAACAGTGAAGAAGGCCAAAAGGATCTTTTCCTGGGCGAAAAAGGGGTCAGCTATGATACAATTGAGGGCAAGGACCAGTTCCTCCCTGAAGCCCTTAAGCTGATGAACTCGGACCGTGCAGCATTTGATAAGCAATACGGCTCTTCGTTCACCTTCTGGATGATGCAGAATACGAATATTACCGACCAGTGGGCACCAAAATCCGTTGAGCCGTTCAAACAACTGGAAGACTGGACCCGCGGAAAATCTATTAATACTTCGGAATTCCAGCTGATTGATCCTAGCGGTAACTCGCCGGAAGGCATCATCGCCACCAAGCTGAAACAGCTGCGCGGCAAAACCATGCCGAAGCTGCTGATGGCTGAATCCGATGCGGAATTCGATAAGATCTGGTCTGAATATCTCACTAAAAAAGAGAAGGAAGGTCAAGCGACCTTCGATGCATACCGCCAGACTAAATATGAAGAGAACAAGAAAAAACTCGGAATGTAG
- a CDS encoding carbohydrate ABC transporter permease → MFALKRKTKGEAIFDIVNNLVMLCVCFLTLYPIWYVLVNAFNDGNDAMLGGIYWWPRMFTLKNFDAVFASPGIMLAMGVTVLKTVLGVALHVFFTAMVAYALSRKDLVGGKLYILIGTITLFFNGGLIPTFLLMRDLHLLDNFMVFIIPVMFSFFDLIIFMTFFREIPDGLEEAARIDGANDWSILLRIVLPVSMPVIATIALFHGVYQWNDYFAGIIYVNNVDLQPIQTYLFRVVAQSSSNTMMVAVQGSAATRSVTSQSIKLATMVVTTLPIVFVYPFLQRYFVKGMMIGSIKG, encoded by the coding sequence ATGTTTGCTCTTAAACGTAAAACCAAAGGCGAAGCGATTTTTGATATCGTAAACAATCTGGTTATGCTCTGCGTCTGCTTCCTGACGCTGTATCCGATCTGGTATGTGCTCGTCAACGCTTTCAATGACGGCAATGACGCCATGCTGGGCGGGATTTACTGGTGGCCGCGGATGTTCACGCTGAAGAACTTCGATGCAGTATTTGCAAGTCCGGGGATTATGCTGGCGATGGGGGTTACCGTACTCAAGACAGTCCTTGGTGTGGCTCTGCATGTATTCTTTACAGCGATGGTAGCTTATGCCTTGTCCCGTAAGGATCTGGTTGGCGGCAAGCTCTACATTCTGATCGGCACCATTACATTGTTCTTTAACGGCGGCCTGATCCCAACCTTCCTGCTGATGCGTGATCTGCATTTACTCGATAACTTCATGGTCTTCATCATTCCTGTCATGTTCAGCTTCTTCGATCTTATTATCTTCATGACCTTCTTCCGGGAGATCCCTGACGGTCTGGAAGAAGCGGCGCGGATTGACGGAGCCAATGACTGGTCCATCTTACTGCGGATCGTGCTTCCGGTCTCCATGCCGGTTATTGCCACCATCGCGCTGTTCCACGGCGTGTATCAATGGAATGATTATTTTGCCGGCATCATCTATGTGAACAATGTGGACCTTCAGCCGATTCAGACCTATCTGTTCCGGGTCGTGGCCCAGTCCAGCTCCAATACGATGATGGTTGCTGTCCAGGGCAGCGCGGCCACAAGGTCGGTAACCTCCCAGTCCATCAAGCTGGCAACCATGGTTGTCACAACGCTGCCAATCGTGTTCGTCTATCCGTTCCTGCAGCGATATTTCGTGAAAGGCATGATGATCGGCTCCATCAAAGGCTGA